ACCGATGTCGATCTCGACAGGGTGGCACGGTTTCATGATCGTGGCTTGTCCGCGGAGCAGATCGCGGCGCAACTCGGGCGCCCGCCCGCGCAGATTTCCGAACGGCTGAAGATCGTCATCAACCGCATCGGCCGTTTCCACTGACGATGCGCAGGCTGGCCGGGGGCTGCCTGTGCGGCACGGTCGGCTACGACGTGGCCGACGCCTTCGGCTATGCGATGAACTGCCACTGCGGCCAGTGCCGCCGCGCCACCGGCAGTGCCTTCAAGCCCTTTGCCGGTATCGAACGCCAGCATCTGCGGCTGACGCAGGGTGCGGACGCGTTGCTCATCCATGGCGACCCCGGTCAGGCGCATGACGTGCATTGCGGGCGCTGCGGATCGCTGCTGTGGTCGGTCGTGCGCGAGAATGCTTGGGTGCATGTGACGCTGGGGACGCTGATCGACGTGCCGTCGATCCGGCCGCAAATGCATATCTTCGTGGGATCCAGGGCGGCGTGGCACGAGATCGCGGACGATCTGCCGCAGTTCGAGGCGTTTCCGGCGTAGGCACGGATGCCCCTCTGCGTTCAGGAGCGAGGCGGCGTGGCGGCGGCGCCTTTCAAGGCGTTTCGCGTTCGGCCAGTTGCTGTTCCGCCGCCCCCATATAATCCCTGACCAGCGGCAGCGCCTCGCGCCGGCGGGTGAACTGGATCTGGAAGTTCACATGCGCATCGTGGCGAAATGCATTGGTCGCGCCCGCCAGATAGAATTGCCACATCCGGAAGAAGCGCTCGTCATAGAGCGCGACGATCTCCGCGCGCACCGCCGCGACGCGATCGTACCAATGATCCAGGGTCAGCGCGTAATGCAGCCGCAGCACCTCCACATCGGTTACCCACAGCCGCGCGCGTTCGGCGGCGGGGGCGATCTGGCTGAGCGCCGGGATGTAGCCGCCGGGGAAGATGTAGCGCGCGAGCCAGCGGTCGGTGGGGGCGGGGCCGTCCGACCGGCCGATGGTGTGCAGCAGCATCACGCCGTCGTCGATGAGCAATGACCGGCAGGTCTCGAAGAAAAGCTGGTAGAAGGGCGGGCCGACATGCTCGAACATGCCGACCGAGACGATGCGGTCGAACCGGCCCTGCACGTCGCGATAGTCGCAAAGTTCGAAGCGCACGCGATCGCCGACCCCCGCCGCCGCGGCGCGCGCCCGCGCCGCCTTCAACTGCTCTTCGGACAGGGTGATGCCAAGCACATCCACGCCGGCGACGCGGTTGAGATAGAGCGCGAGCCCGCCCCAGCCGCAGCCGATATCGAGCACGCGCTGCCCCGCCCGCAGATCGAGCTTGGCGGCGATGTGCGCGCGCTTGGCGGCCTGCGCTTCGTCCAGCGTCATGTTCGGCCGCGGAAAGTAGCCGCAGCTATATTGCCAGTCGGCATCGAGGAAGAGCGCGTAGAGCCGGTCCGACAGGTCGTAATGATGCGCCACGTTGCGGCGCGAGCGGCGCTGCCAGTTCCATGCCGCGAACGGCCCCGCGCTGCTGCGCCACGGCCGCCAGACGTTCAGCCGAACCGCATCGTCATCGTCCCAATGCGTGTTGCGGCCGATCAGGTCGAGAAACTGGCGGATATCGCCCGCCTCGATCAGCATCCGCCCATCCATCCAGGCCTCGCCCAGTGCCAGCGCCGGGTTGAGCGCGGCGCGGCGCGGCGTGGCGTGATCGGTGAAGCGGATGGTGACGGGCGGGCCGTCGGCGGGGCTGCCCACGAAGCGATGCGTGCGGCCGGCGGCGTCGATGACGGTGAGCTGGCCCTTGCGGATCAATGTGCGGAGCAGCGCGGCGAAGAGCTTCATGGCGCAGACGATAGAGGGGGACGCGGGCGGAAGCGATGACGAACGCGTGGCGTTGATGCGCGGATGTCGTCCGGTCTATGGTCGGGGCGCCGGCTGCGCCGATCCGCGCCTTGCGAACGGAGTGCAACGATGTCCGAACCGGAAATCGATACCGACCGCATCGACGAGGCGGTGCTCGCGTTGATGTTCCTCACATTGCACCGCGAATATGATGAGGACTGGTCGCCGTGGCGGGCGTGGAAATCGTTCGACTGGGACGCGCTGGGGCGCCTGCACGGGCAGGATCTGATCCACGATCCGGTCAACAAGGCGAAATCGGTGGTGCTGACGGCGGAAGGGCGGCAGCGATGCGAAGACGCCTTTTATCGGCTGTTCGGCAAAGGCGAAGGATGACCACCCGCACCGCCTCCTGCAGTTGCGGCCAGCTCCGCGCCACCTGCGCGGGGGAACCGGTGCGGGTTTCGATCTGCCATTGCCTCGAATGCCAGAAGCGCACCGGCAGCATTTTCGCCGTGCAGGCGCGGTTTGCGCGCGATCAGGTGGTGGCCGAGGGGCGCTCGACCGCGTGGACGCGGGTGGGGGACAGCGGCGCGGCCGCCACCTTTCATTTCTGCCCCGTCTGCGGATCGATCGCCTATTGGGTTATGAGCGCCGCGCCGGGCTTCATCGCCGTGCCGGTGGGCCAGTTCGCCGACCCGGCGTTCCCGTCGCCGCACGTGTCGGTCTATGACGAGCGCCAGCATCCGTGGGCGATGGCGGCAGGGGAACTGGCGATGGAGCATTTCTTCTGAACGCTTGGGGAAACGCATGCGGACGCGACCCGGCATCTGCCTGAGGAAGAAGCGCTTCGCGACCGAGGAGGCCGCGTGGATCGTGATCCGCCGGGCGGACGTCGTGCTGCGCCCCTATCGTTGTGCGCTGTGCCGGCAATTCCATCTCACCAGCCGGACCAAGGGGATGCGGATCCGGCTTCCGGATCGGCACGGGGGCGGGTGAGGCTCGGCGCATCGTCGCCATTCCGCCGCCGGCGCGGTTGTGGCATGGGCGCACCATGATCGGCATCCTCCTCGCACTTCTCGCAGGCGCCCTTGCGCAGCCGGCGGAAGCCGCCCAGCCGCCAGCGCAACCGAAGGTCTGCGGCTACACCGTCGAACGCAGCTTCCCGCATGATGCCGACGCTTTCACGCAGGGGCTGATCTATCGCGACGGCAATTTGATCGAGAGCACCGGGCTGGTCGGGCAATCGACGATCCGCCGGGTGCGGATCGCGGATGGCCAGGTGCTCCAGCGCATCGATATTCCCGCGGGGCTGTTCGGCGAGGGCATCACCGACTGGAAGAATGAACTGGTCAGCATCACCTGGCAGAACGGCAAGGGGTTTCGCTGGGATGCGACGTCGCTGCGCCGCAAGGGCGAATTCGCCTATCCGGGCGAGGGCTGGGGGATCACGCAGGATGGCCGCCAGCTGATCCTGAGCGACGGGACGCCCGCGCTGCGCTTCCTCGATCCCGCGACGATGCGCGAGACGCGGCGGATCAGCGTGACCGTGCAGGGTCGGCCGGTGCGCAACCTCAACGAGCTGGAATATGTCGATGGCGCGATCCTCGCGAACGTCTGGCACAGCGACTATGTGCTGCGGATCGATCCGGCGACGGGCGCGGTGCAGGCGGTGATCGACCTTTCCGGGTTGCGCGAACAGGCGGGGGCCGGGGGCCCGGAGGCCGTGCTCAATGGGATCGCCTATGACAAGGCCGGCAAGCGGCTGTTCGTGACGGGGAAGAACTGGCCGAAGCTGTTCCAGATCAAGCTGACCGGGTGTTGAGCGGATACGTCGGCGCCTATTTCAGGGACATAATACTGAACTCTCCTGCTGGCGTATTCGCCTCGGCCATTGCAAAAAATTGTGGTGCGCATAGTCATTTACTTTATGCGTAAGAAATTGGAAGGATGTTCCCCATGTGGCCATCGCATCAGTATTTTGGCGACATCAGGGGGGTGTGAATGAATTTAAAGAGCTTGAATACTTGGATCGCTACCGTATCGATGTTTGCGCTCATTGCAGGCTGCGGCGGTGGGGGATCGGGTGGTGGCGGAGTGGTGGTCGCGCCCGGCAATCCGACGCCTTCGCCCAGCCCCACGCCAACGCCCACTCCGACAGCGACGAGGTTTTCCGCGGTCGCCGTGGGGCCTTTACTCGGATATGTGCAGATAGATGTAAGCGGCAACAATCAGTTTTTCGACGAGGGTGACGCCTACACTTATACATCCAGGTCGGGCTCCTTCGGTCTGGATGTTGTGTCTGGCCGCCCCGATCAAACTCGCGGTCGGATTCCTTCGGCGCCTATCCATAGCATGTTGGTCGGCGGTCTGGATGAAACGACCGGTATGACGGTTAGTGGATTGCGCGCGCCGAAAGGTGCCACTGTCATCTCTCCACTCAGCACACTCATCTTCGTGCAGGGTAATGGATCCACCGTGCTTCGGGCGCTAGGTCTCCTGACGGGCAGCAACGCCCTGCGGAGCGACACAAACGTCCTGACCCTCAACCCCGGGGAGGGGATCAAGAGTCCTAATGCGGCGGTGTCTGAAGACGCAGCGCGGATTGCAGTTGTCAACATCCAGCTGTTGGCCCTTTCGCCGCTTCTTAAAGACACCACGGGTGATACCGTCGACGGACTTGCGCCGATGGATGAGGCTGCTCGTTATCTCACTGAGGTGATCGACGAAACGGGTAGCGTCAGGCTGTCAGAAAAAGCGACCATTCTCAAATTGCTCAAGAAAAGCAGAATAGGATCGACTGCTCCTGAAAGGGAGATTGACGTAGTCGCGGATCTTCTTTCAAAATATTTCTCGGCCATGCCGGAACGTATCGCGGATGCGGCGATCGCCAGGTCATGGGCATACGCCTTTCGCTTCTATGTTTTTCCTGAGTTGCGTTATGTCCTGAGTCAAACGCCTTCGTTTCAAATTGAGC
The window above is part of the Sphingomonas sanxanigenens DSM 19645 = NX02 genome. Proteins encoded here:
- a CDS encoding GFA family protein — protein: MRRLAGGCLCGTVGYDVADAFGYAMNCHCGQCRRATGSAFKPFAGIERQHLRLTQGADALLIHGDPGQAHDVHCGRCGSLLWSVVRENAWVHVTLGTLIDVPSIRPQMHIFVGSRAAWHEIADDLPQFEAFPA
- a CDS encoding SAM-dependent methyltransferase; this encodes MKLFAALLRTLIRKGQLTVIDAAGRTHRFVGSPADGPPVTIRFTDHATPRRAALNPALALGEAWMDGRMLIEAGDIRQFLDLIGRNTHWDDDDAVRLNVWRPWRSSAGPFAAWNWQRRSRRNVAHHYDLSDRLYALFLDADWQYSCGYFPRPNMTLDEAQAAKRAHIAAKLDLRAGQRVLDIGCGWGGLALYLNRVAGVDVLGITLSEEQLKAARARAAAAGVGDRVRFELCDYRDVQGRFDRIVSVGMFEHVGPPFYQLFFETCRSLLIDDGVMLLHTIGRSDGPAPTDRWLARYIFPGGYIPALSQIAPAAERARLWVTDVEVLRLHYALTLDHWYDRVAAVRAEIVALYDERFFRMWQFYLAGATNAFRHDAHVNFQIQFTRRREALPLVRDYMGAAEQQLAERETP
- a CDS encoding DUF6429 family protein, whose protein sequence is MSEPEIDTDRIDEAVLALMFLTLHREYDEDWSPWRAWKSFDWDALGRLHGQDLIHDPVNKAKSVVLTAEGRQRCEDAFYRLFGKGEG
- a CDS encoding GFA family protein, whose amino-acid sequence is MTTRTASCSCGQLRATCAGEPVRVSICHCLECQKRTGSIFAVQARFARDQVVAEGRSTAWTRVGDSGAAATFHFCPVCGSIAYWVMSAAPGFIAVPVGQFADPAFPSPHVSVYDERQHPWAMAAGELAMEHFF
- a CDS encoding glutaminyl-peptide cyclotransferase, which codes for MIGILLALLAGALAQPAEAAQPPAQPKVCGYTVERSFPHDADAFTQGLIYRDGNLIESTGLVGQSTIRRVRIADGQVLQRIDIPAGLFGEGITDWKNELVSITWQNGKGFRWDATSLRRKGEFAYPGEGWGITQDGRQLILSDGTPALRFLDPATMRETRRISVTVQGRPVRNLNELEYVDGAILANVWHSDYVLRIDPATGAVQAVIDLSGLREQAGAGGPEAVLNGIAYDKAGKRLFVTGKNWPKLFQIKLTGC